A window of the Paenibacillus woosongensis genome harbors these coding sequences:
- a CDS encoding SIMPL domain-containing protein, which translates to MKKWFKPIGAVVIASALVVGGTWIGGGLDMAQPVYADNEAQRNVINVTGSGEIMIKPDVAYISVGVETQAATAKEAQSQNAAQMAKVNALLKDTWKLDTKDMKTGQFSVQPNYSYSEKEGQKVKGYSAYHTLSITYRDLEKVGQLLDEITKAGANRIDNVRFSTENPDQYQEQVIEKAMANADMKAAAIAKAAKRQVGVVLSVTQASNDYAPYMNVSFAVAEKASMDQRTSIEPGEISVKTTLSVMYEMK; encoded by the coding sequence ATGAAAAAATGGTTCAAGCCGATTGGCGCAGTTGTGATCGCAAGTGCATTAGTGGTTGGAGGAACTTGGATTGGCGGGGGACTGGATATGGCACAGCCTGTATACGCTGACAATGAGGCGCAGCGCAATGTCATCAACGTCACTGGCAGCGGTGAAATTATGATTAAGCCGGACGTAGCGTATATTTCCGTAGGGGTAGAGACACAGGCGGCTACGGCGAAGGAGGCGCAGAGCCAAAATGCAGCCCAGATGGCCAAGGTGAACGCGCTGCTCAAGGATACGTGGAAGCTGGATACAAAGGATATGAAGACAGGCCAGTTCTCCGTGCAGCCGAACTACAGTTATTCCGAGAAGGAAGGCCAGAAGGTCAAGGGCTATTCCGCTTACCATACACTGTCGATTACTTACCGCGATCTGGAGAAGGTAGGCCAACTGCTGGACGAAATTACGAAGGCAGGGGCTAACCGCATTGACAATGTCCGCTTCTCCACCGAGAATCCCGATCAATATCAGGAGCAGGTGATCGAGAAGGCGATGGCTAATGCGGACATGAAAGCCGCCGCAATTGCCAAGGCCGCCAAACGCCAAGTCGGTGTTGTGCTGAGCGTCACTCAGGCCAGCAACGATTACGCGCCTTATATGAATGTGAGCTTCGCCGTAGCGGAGAAGGCATCCATGGATCAGAGAACCTCCATCGAGCCGGGAGAAATCAGTGTAAAGACAACACTCTCTGTGATGTACGAGATGAAATAA
- a CDS encoding ABC transporter ATP-binding protein: protein MIELSEVEKSFAGQVVVHPLSLTIQEGEFLTLLGPSGCGKTTILRMIAGFEHPTSGKIMLDGKDLTDLPPNRRDLNLVFQHYALFPHMTVEDNIAFGLKMKKIPSKEQRQRVEEAVTMTQLTPLIKRYPHQLSGGQQQRVAIARAIANKPKVLLLDEPLSALDLQLRKNLQSELKQLQRSLGITFVYVTHDQEEAMMLSDRIVIMNNGQVEQIGTPREIYAKPATLFSATFVGENNIFSSDGRLFAVRPEKLRASRQVEGSKRSGEVMDVLYLGSIHKLIVQLDNEPMTVSIIFDITDDRPWSIGDKVGVDWNAEDEVVIGP from the coding sequence ATGATTGAACTGTCCGAAGTTGAGAAAAGCTTTGCAGGACAAGTCGTTGTGCATCCGCTATCGCTCACCATACAAGAGGGGGAGTTCCTAACCCTGCTGGGCCCGAGCGGCTGCGGCAAGACGACGATTTTACGCATGATCGCCGGGTTCGAGCATCCGACAAGCGGCAAAATTATGCTGGACGGCAAGGACTTGACCGATCTGCCTCCGAACCGCCGGGATTTGAACCTGGTATTCCAGCACTATGCATTATTCCCGCATATGACGGTAGAGGATAATATCGCATTTGGACTGAAAATGAAGAAAATACCGTCCAAGGAGCAGCGCCAGCGGGTTGAGGAAGCGGTTACGATGACCCAGCTGACTCCGCTGATCAAGCGTTATCCGCATCAGCTGTCCGGCGGACAGCAGCAGCGCGTAGCGATCGCCCGGGCGATTGCGAACAAGCCGAAGGTCCTGCTGCTGGACGAGCCGCTGAGCGCCCTTGATTTGCAGCTTCGCAAGAATCTGCAATCCGAGCTGAAGCAATTGCAGCGCAGCTTGGGGATTACGTTTGTATACGTCACCCACGACCAGGAGGAAGCGATGATGCTGTCCGACCGGATCGTGATTATGAATAACGGACAAGTGGAACAAATCGGCACGCCGCGTGAAATTTATGCTAAGCCAGCCACCCTGTTCTCCGCCACCTTTGTAGGAGAGAATAACATTTTCTCCAGCGATGGGCGGCTATTTGCTGTGCGTCCGGAGAAATTACGGGCGAGTAGGCAGGTGGAAGGCTCGAAGCGCAGCGGAGAGGTCATGGATGTGCTCTACCTGGGCAGCATTCACAAGCTGATCGTTCAGTTGGATAACGAGCCGATGACGGTGTCCATCATATTTGATATTACGGATGATCGTCCTTGGAGCATCGGCGACAAGGTAGGAGTAGACTGGAATGCCGAGGACGAGGTGGTAATCGGGCCATGA
- a CDS encoding ABC transporter permease, with protein MRKSSLSVLPVVLWLGVFMLIPMLIVVGMSFMGRDQVGGVVAGFSLDAYARFFDPLYLGIYWDTIVLSVMTTVICLLLSYPLAYYIANAGPRRQTWGLILVTIPFWINFLIRTYAWVLLLRTQGVVNNLLIDIGLIHEPLQLLYTRGAVLLGMVYTFIPFMVLPIYVALEQMDKKLLEAASDLGASPWKSFWHITVPQTRSGIMTGSVLVYVSTTGMFVVTDILGGAKSAMISNVIQAQFSGARDWPFGSALSIIFVITSLIMIALFNKAMTSRHLKVKEGR; from the coding sequence ATGAGGAAATCGAGCCTGTCGGTACTGCCGGTGGTGTTATGGCTGGGCGTTTTTATGCTCATTCCGATGCTTATTGTTGTCGGCATGTCGTTTATGGGCCGTGACCAGGTTGGCGGCGTCGTAGCCGGCTTCAGCTTGGATGCTTATGCCCGCTTTTTCGATCCGCTGTATTTGGGGATATATTGGGATACGATCGTACTGTCCGTCATGACGACGGTGATCTGTCTGCTGCTGAGCTATCCGCTAGCTTATTATATTGCCAATGCTGGACCGAGAAGACAGACCTGGGGACTGATTCTGGTGACAATTCCGTTCTGGATCAACTTCCTGATTCGCACCTATGCCTGGGTTCTACTGCTTCGCACGCAGGGCGTCGTCAACAATTTGCTGATCGATATCGGACTGATTCACGAGCCGCTGCAGCTGCTGTATACGCGGGGAGCCGTTCTGCTTGGTATGGTCTATACGTTTATTCCCTTTATGGTGCTGCCGATCTATGTTGCGCTGGAACAAATGGACAAAAAGCTGCTGGAGGCGGCCAGCGACCTTGGCGCATCGCCATGGAAGTCGTTCTGGCACATTACGGTGCCGCAGACCAGATCCGGCATCATGACGGGTTCGGTGCTGGTCTATGTCTCTACCACGGGAATGTTCGTTGTAACGGACATTCTGGGCGGCGCGAAATCGGCGATGATCAGCAACGTCATTCAGGCGCAATTCTCGGGAGCGAGGGATTGGCCGTTCGGTTCGGCGCTGTCGATCATTTTTGTGATCACGTCGTTGATTATGATCGCGCTGTTTAACAAAGCAATGACTTCCAGGCACCTCAAAGTAAAGGAGGGGCGCTGA
- a CDS encoding ABC transporter permease — protein MKTKTHPLLGFHSLLMMVFIYVPIAFIIAYSFNSSRLAADWSGFTLDWYFSLFKNRRVIEALSNSLIVAAVSTVASTILGTMAALSMRKLNRKMRAGMGGLLYLPIIIPDIIMGLSLLVLFTQFHIPMGKLTIILAHITFSMSYVYVVVSTRLADMGKQLEEAANDLGADAWQTFRYVTFPQIMPGIVAGALIAFTLSLDDFMVSFFVSGPSSTTLPIYIYGQVKRGISPEINALCTILIIVSVTLILLAQYALNRGKGQKKKSLLPF, from the coding sequence ATGAAGACGAAGACGCATCCATTGCTCGGCTTTCATTCGCTGCTGATGATGGTGTTTATTTACGTGCCGATCGCTTTTATAATTGCATATTCCTTTAATAGTTCGCGTCTGGCTGCCGACTGGAGCGGCTTCACGCTGGACTGGTATTTCTCTTTGTTTAAAAACCGCCGGGTCATCGAGGCGCTGAGCAACAGCTTAATCGTTGCTGCGGTATCCACTGTAGCATCTACCATTCTGGGAACGATGGCCGCGCTGTCGATGAGAAAGTTGAACCGCAAGATGCGGGCCGGGATGGGCGGTCTGCTCTACCTGCCGATCATCATTCCGGATATTATTATGGGATTATCCTTGCTTGTCCTGTTCACCCAGTTCCATATTCCGATGGGCAAGCTGACGATTATTCTAGCCCATATTACGTTTAGCATGTCCTATGTTTACGTTGTGGTCAGCACGAGGCTGGCGGACATGGGGAAGCAGCTGGAGGAAGCAGCGAACGACTTGGGGGCGGATGCGTGGCAGACGTTCCGTTATGTCACATTTCCGCAAATCATGCCTGGTATCGTGGCTGGTGCGCTTATCGCCTTTACGTTGTCCTTGGATGATTTTATGGTGAGCTTCTTCGTCAGCGGGCCTAGCTCGACGACGCTGCCGATCTATATTTACGGGCAAGTAAAACGGGGTATTTCCCCGGAAATTAATGCGTTGTGTACCATTCTGATCATCGTCAGCGTCACATTGATTTTACTGGCGCAATATGCGTTGAATCGGGGCAAAGGGCAAAAGAAAAAATCCCTCCTCCCATTCTAA
- a CDS encoding ABC transporter substrate-binding protein, with the protein MKKMRWAGVLLASMLVISLLSGCGSSGKETLNIYSWADNFDADVLADFEKEYNVKIVYDVFANNEDLLAKIKTGGSGYDLIQPSDYMVDTMIKEGLLAPLNMENIPNFENIDPAFKDPVFDPGNKYSIVYMTGVTGIAYNKKYIKDEIDSWEDLWNPAYKGKVLLLDDNREVIGMALKKAGKSNSSTDEAEIGAAVDDLKQLLPSVLAFDTDNIKNKMIQEEGWIGTVWSGDASVIASDNPDVAYVVPKEGGTIWADNYAIPKDAKNKELAEKFINYMLEPEVSAKNYESIGYSDPNIKAKEFHSDEYNADTMINLSADELSRTEWLGDVGDKLQLYDRYWTELKSGRE; encoded by the coding sequence TTGAAAAAAATGAGATGGGCCGGCGTACTGCTGGCGAGCATGTTAGTTATTTCCCTCTTGTCCGGATGCGGATCATCTGGCAAGGAAACGTTGAACATCTACAGCTGGGCGGATAACTTTGACGCCGACGTACTCGCTGATTTTGAAAAAGAATATAACGTAAAAATTGTATATGACGTGTTTGCCAACAACGAGGATCTGCTTGCGAAGATCAAAACGGGCGGCAGCGGTTACGACTTGATTCAGCCTTCCGACTATATGGTCGACACCATGATTAAAGAGGGGCTGCTGGCACCGCTGAACATGGAGAACATCCCGAACTTCGAGAACATCGATCCTGCGTTTAAGGATCCTGTGTTCGACCCGGGCAACAAGTATTCCATCGTTTATATGACCGGCGTGACGGGAATTGCATACAACAAGAAATACATCAAGGACGAGATCGACAGCTGGGAAGATCTGTGGAACCCGGCTTACAAAGGAAAGGTGTTGCTGCTGGACGATAACCGCGAAGTGATCGGGATGGCTCTGAAAAAAGCCGGCAAATCGAACAGCTCGACAGACGAAGCAGAAATCGGCGCTGCGGTGGACGACTTGAAGCAGCTGCTGCCAAGCGTGCTTGCTTTTGATACGGATAATATTAAGAATAAAATGATCCAGGAAGAGGGCTGGATTGGCACAGTCTGGTCGGGCGATGCTTCCGTGATTGCCAGTGACAATCCGGACGTAGCATATGTTGTGCCTAAAGAAGGCGGTACGATCTGGGCCGATAATTATGCGATTCCGAAGGATGCGAAGAACAAGGAGCTGGCAGAGAAGTTCATCAACTACATGCTGGAGCCTGAAGTAAGCGCGAAGAACTACGAGTCGATCGGCTATAGCGATCCGAATATCAAGGCGAAGGAGTTCCATAGCGACGAATATAATGCCGATACGATGATCAACCTTTCTGCGGATGAGCTGTCCCGCACAGAATGGCTTGGCGACGTTGGGGATAAGCTGCAGCTCTACGACCGTTACTGGACAGAGCTGAAGAGCGGACGGGAATAA
- a CDS encoding DUF3298 and DUF4163 domain-containing protein, with protein MMMWKNCRIGLGLLAAVLLSAGMLLEGNVGAEDGALGMGVQAKQTPFAGTTQATAAAEQGVKVETRTITKSLPGASIKAEYPHISGLKSKSVQRKLNSYFTARAEDFVKKSVKEAKQNQPSPSGNKYEFLANYTVTYNKNCILSLYEQTYAYTGGAHGNSYREGLTFRLKDGKRLTLDELLRANPNYRQIVDPAIAQQLQQTQGYFGNFKTIGPNPSYYVKDEGVVIFFPLYEYLPYVNGFPEFYFPFSQLLPSGTNPFDFTRHK; from the coding sequence ATGATGATGTGGAAGAACTGCCGGATTGGGTTAGGCCTGCTCGCGGCCGTGTTGTTATCGGCGGGAATGCTGCTTGAAGGCAACGTTGGCGCAGAGGATGGGGCTCTGGGAATGGGAGTTCAAGCCAAGCAGACACCATTCGCAGGGACAACCCAAGCAACAGCAGCTGCCGAACAAGGGGTTAAAGTCGAGACGCGAACAATAACGAAGTCCTTGCCAGGGGCATCGATTAAAGCGGAATATCCCCATATAAGCGGTTTGAAGAGCAAATCGGTCCAACGGAAGCTTAATTCGTACTTCACAGCCCGCGCGGAGGATTTCGTGAAGAAATCCGTTAAGGAAGCAAAGCAGAACCAGCCTTCCCCAAGCGGGAATAAGTATGAATTTCTGGCTAACTATACGGTCACCTATAACAAGAATTGCATTCTGAGCCTCTATGAGCAGACCTATGCTTACACCGGGGGAGCACATGGAAACAGCTACCGGGAAGGGCTGACCTTTCGGCTGAAGGACGGCAAGCGGCTAACGCTTGACGAGCTGCTGCGGGCGAATCCGAATTATCGCCAGATCGTCGATCCTGCCATAGCTCAGCAATTACAGCAGACGCAGGGCTATTTCGGCAATTTCAAGACGATTGGCCCGAATCCGTCGTATTACGTCAAGGACGAGGGTGTCGTCATCTTTTTCCCGTTGTATGAGTATTTGCCTTATGTGAACGGATTTCCGGAGTTCTATTTTCCTTTCTCGCAGCTGCTGCCTTCAGGTACGAATCCGTTTGATTTCACGAGACACAAATAA
- a CDS encoding DsbA family oxidoreductase, with amino-acid sequence MKVDIWSDFACPFCYIGKRKFEAALKQFPHGDQVQVGFRSFELAPDAEKKTGKDINTVLAEKYGMPYERAKQMNEQVTMQAAEVGLEYHMDNVIPTNTHDAHQLTQFAKQHGKGNELAERLFQAYFTEGLDLGDHPTLARLSAEVGLNEQEALRVLEEGAFDSAVIGELQQGARLGITGVPFFVFNDKYAVSGAQPSGTFLEVLEQVWQEEQQQPLQVISGQAGGNSDTGPNSDPSCSDGSCSV; translated from the coding sequence ATGAAAGTAGACATATGGTCAGACTTTGCTTGCCCATTCTGCTATATCGGCAAACGCAAATTCGAAGCAGCCCTGAAGCAATTCCCTCATGGCGACCAAGTCCAAGTTGGCTTCCGCAGCTTCGAGCTCGCGCCCGATGCCGAGAAGAAGACCGGCAAGGATATTAACACGGTGCTGGCCGAGAAATACGGCATGCCCTACGAACGAGCCAAACAAATGAATGAGCAAGTCACTATGCAAGCCGCTGAAGTCGGGCTGGAGTACCACATGGATAACGTCATCCCCACGAACACCCATGATGCCCATCAATTGACGCAGTTCGCCAAACAGCATGGCAAAGGAAACGAGCTGGCCGAACGGTTGTTCCAAGCTTATTTCACGGAAGGTCTTGATCTCGGCGACCATCCTACGCTTGCCCGGCTATCGGCCGAAGTAGGCCTCAACGAACAGGAGGCTCTTCGCGTTCTTGAGGAAGGCGCCTTCGATTCCGCAGTAATCGGCGAACTCCAGCAGGGCGCTCGTCTTGGAATTACCGGTGTTCCTTTTTTTGTCTTCAACGATAAATACGCCGTATCCGGCGCGCAGCCAAGCGGAACATTCCTGGAAGTGCTTGAGCAGGTGTGGCAGGAAGAACAGCAGCAGCCATTGCAAGTGATTTCTGGCCAGGCTGGCGGAAATTCGGACACAGGCCCGAATTCCGACCCCTCCTGCTCGGACGGCTCTTGCTCCGTTTAG
- the ade gene encoding adenine deaminase: MSHNRTNKQYDVSHSLGQVAMGAEPADLVVTNGTLVNVYTGELIENTDVAIKHGRIAYVGHALHTIGASTQVIDAAGRYISPGLLDGHMHVESTMLSVTEFSKAALAKGTTAIFMDPHEIANVFGTEGVRLMHEEGRGLPLKVYTTFPSCVPSTTDLEDAGAELHVDDIAEGMTWDGVAGLGEVMNFPGVVHGEPKMTGEIKATMEAGKAVTGHFPSDDEQQLQAYIAAGVTSCHETVTREQGLAKLRLGMHLMIREGSAWHDVKEVIKVVTEDRVRTDNIMLVTDDVYPETLVEKGHLNHVVRRAIEEGVDPVTAIQMGTINTARYFKLDGDIGGIAPGKCADLLLIDDLRQMEPSSVITNGELVYDRGRLIAQFPSYVYPEKIRQSVHLARPLTAADFLLSSRSQGTSTKVHLIQAIENSARTAKATATLQVSGGIIQLDPKQDIVQLACIERHHGTGQISLAFAQGFQLRSGAVASTVAHDSHNLLVMGTNAEDMALAANELARLGGGMIAVENGQVLASVPMVIAGLMSDQPLETVTREVKQLAAAWQQLGCPLNAPFMTFSLIALPVIPEIRISNRGLVDVTEFKLIPVEIIE; encoded by the coding sequence ATGAGCCATAACCGAACGAACAAACAATATGACGTCAGCCACAGCCTGGGCCAGGTTGCCATGGGGGCAGAGCCCGCCGATCTGGTCGTCACTAACGGTACGCTGGTGAACGTATACACCGGCGAACTGATCGAGAACACGGATGTAGCCATCAAGCATGGCCGCATTGCTTATGTAGGCCATGCCTTACATACAATAGGAGCTAGTACGCAGGTGATCGACGCCGCTGGCCGGTATATTTCACCAGGTCTGCTGGATGGACATATGCACGTTGAAAGTACGATGCTGTCTGTCACCGAATTCTCCAAAGCGGCGCTAGCCAAAGGAACCACTGCTATATTTATGGATCCGCATGAAATCGCCAACGTATTCGGAACGGAAGGGGTCCGCCTCATGCATGAAGAAGGCCGCGGTTTGCCACTGAAGGTATACACCACCTTCCCTTCCTGTGTTCCGTCTACGACGGATCTCGAGGATGCCGGCGCCGAGCTGCATGTCGACGACATCGCAGAGGGCATGACCTGGGACGGTGTTGCGGGCTTGGGCGAGGTGATGAACTTCCCCGGCGTCGTGCATGGCGAACCGAAAATGACCGGGGAAATCAAAGCCACCATGGAAGCCGGCAAAGCGGTCACCGGCCACTTCCCTAGCGACGACGAGCAGCAGCTTCAGGCCTACATTGCCGCGGGTGTGACCTCCTGTCACGAGACGGTTACAAGAGAGCAAGGCTTGGCTAAGCTAAGGCTCGGCATGCATCTGATGATCCGCGAGGGCTCCGCCTGGCATGACGTCAAGGAGGTTATCAAGGTCGTCACTGAAGATCGTGTAAGAACCGACAACATTATGCTTGTTACCGATGACGTCTACCCGGAAACGCTGGTTGAGAAGGGACATCTCAACCATGTTGTCCGCCGTGCTATAGAGGAAGGTGTTGACCCGGTTACCGCTATTCAGATGGGGACGATCAACACAGCTCGCTACTTCAAGCTCGATGGCGATATCGGCGGAATCGCCCCGGGCAAATGCGCCGATCTGCTGCTTATCGATGATTTGCGGCAAATGGAGCCTTCCAGCGTTATTACGAACGGCGAACTGGTCTATGATCGCGGCAGACTGATAGCTCAGTTTCCCAGCTATGTCTATCCGGAGAAAATACGGCAATCGGTTCATTTAGCCCGCCCGCTTACTGCAGCGGACTTCCTGCTGAGCAGCCGAAGCCAGGGAACAAGCACCAAGGTGCATCTCATCCAAGCAATCGAGAACAGCGCCCGCACGGCGAAGGCAACAGCGACGCTGCAGGTCTCCGGCGGCATTATCCAGCTTGACCCTAAGCAGGATATCGTACAGCTGGCGTGCATTGAGCGTCATCATGGCACCGGACAAATCTCTCTGGCCTTCGCCCAGGGCTTCCAATTGAGAAGCGGAGCGGTTGCTTCTACAGTGGCCCATGACAGCCACAACCTGCTCGTCATGGGAACGAATGCAGAGGATATGGCTCTCGCAGCCAATGAGCTAGCCCGGCTTGGCGGTGGCATGATTGCGGTGGAGAACGGCCAAGTCCTCGCCTCGGTGCCTATGGTCATCGCCGGCTTGATGTCCGATCAGCCGCTGGAGACTGTAACCAGGGAAGTGAAGCAGCTTGCTGCGGCCTGGCAGCAGTTGGGCTGTCCATTGAATGCACCGTTCATGACCTTCTCGCTGATCGCCCTGCCGGTCATTCCGGAGATCCGCATTTCAAATCGCGGTCTGGTTGACGTCACCGAGTTCAAGCTTATTCCTGTAGAAATTATTGAATGA
- the clpP gene encoding ATP-dependent Clp endopeptidase proteolytic subunit ClpP, whose amino-acid sequence MSYIPMVVEQSNRGERAYDIYSRLLKDRIIFLGSGVNDVVANSIIAQMLFLDAEDPGKDIHLYINSPGGSITAGMAIYDTMQFIKSDVSTICVGLAASMGAFLLNAGAKGKRYALPNSEIMIHQPLGGAEGQATDIEIRARRILKMRDKLNHILAERTGQPLERIEKDTDRDYFMSAAEAMEYGIVDKVIEKVTPAGV is encoded by the coding sequence GTGAGTTATATTCCAATGGTCGTTGAACAAAGCAACCGCGGAGAACGCGCATACGACATTTATTCCAGACTGCTGAAAGACCGTATTATCTTCCTTGGTAGCGGAGTGAATGACGTCGTTGCCAACTCCATCATCGCGCAAATGCTATTCCTGGATGCAGAAGACCCAGGCAAAGATATTCATTTGTACATTAATAGCCCTGGCGGCTCAATTACCGCAGGGATGGCGATTTATGATACGATGCAATTTATTAAATCAGACGTATCGACGATTTGTGTCGGACTGGCTGCTTCTATGGGCGCTTTCCTGCTGAACGCAGGCGCGAAAGGCAAGCGTTATGCGCTGCCTAACAGCGAGATCATGATCCATCAGCCGCTAGGCGGTGCGGAAGGACAAGCGACGGACATCGAAATCCGGGCTCGCCGCATCCTGAAAATGCGCGATAAACTGAATCATATTCTTGCGGAGCGTACTGGACAGCCGTTGGAGCGGATTGAGAAGGATACGGACCGCGATTACTTTATGAGCGCTGCCGAAGCAATGGAATATGGCATTGTGGACAAAGTGATTGAGAAAGTCACTCCTGCTGGAGTGTAA
- a CDS encoding ABC transporter substrate-binding protein, whose product MPIKRGLFIPLLLIIVFSSLTGCQRPQQVQPITIKVSYPSAQQFYKMFGFAFQKSHPYIEIQVIQDEPGTDGGSFDAEADVIYINGMDQYKAAIEQGKLRQIPPPLLNPSTNEGDLSPIVTALLSSASEDGRYYALAPTFHSEALYFNKKLFDEYNIAYPYDGMSWSDVFALAQRFPTEDKEGNRLYGIQMNYYKNVTMNYILKAGETENLSYFDPHTMKVTMNTEHWKSIWSNAVQAFRAGVVYDLGEELDSMKHPAFLTEDAAMTVSSNVLAYNFEPFSHFEGGTMLDWGVVSAPIDPLNPDTSNFYEIFDFFGVSSISEHPEEALELVKFIAGDALNSRLLAQKQPNYGLPAVTEYVHPVTGHDLSPLYSLQANPDYIDPYTQVDANVLDAFQSAAQSVLDRLLQNELTLEEALAEAELRGQEAVDTTLAELELKQ is encoded by the coding sequence ATGCCCATAAAACGCGGACTGTTCATACCTTTACTTCTTATCATCGTTTTTTCGTCACTTACAGGCTGCCAAAGGCCCCAGCAGGTTCAACCGATTACGATCAAAGTCAGCTATCCGTCTGCACAGCAGTTCTATAAAATGTTCGGCTTTGCTTTCCAGAAGTCGCATCCCTATATTGAAATCCAGGTCATCCAGGATGAACCCGGAACGGACGGTGGCAGCTTCGATGCAGAGGCTGATGTAATCTATATAAACGGAATGGACCAATACAAAGCAGCAATAGAGCAAGGTAAGCTTAGACAGATCCCTCCGCCCCTATTAAATCCATCAACGAACGAAGGAGATCTCTCGCCAATCGTTACCGCACTACTTAGCTCAGCTTCCGAGGACGGCCGCTACTATGCGTTAGCTCCTACTTTTCATAGCGAAGCGCTATATTTCAACAAGAAGCTGTTTGATGAATATAATATTGCTTATCCGTACGACGGAATGAGCTGGAGCGATGTATTTGCTCTGGCGCAGCGATTTCCTACTGAAGATAAAGAAGGCAACCGCTTGTACGGCATCCAAATGAATTATTACAAGAACGTGACGATGAACTATATCCTTAAAGCCGGGGAGACGGAGAACTTGTCTTATTTCGATCCCCATACCATGAAAGTAACAATGAATACCGAACACTGGAAATCGATCTGGTCCAACGCGGTTCAGGCTTTCCGTGCAGGTGTCGTTTATGACCTAGGAGAAGAGCTTGATTCAATGAAGCATCCCGCATTCTTGACAGAGGATGCGGCAATGACTGTGAGCTCCAATGTTCTCGCTTATAACTTCGAGCCCTTCTCCCATTTTGAAGGCGGTACAATGCTTGACTGGGGAGTGGTTAGCGCGCCTATTGACCCGCTGAATCCTGACACCTCCAACTTTTATGAGATCTTTGACTTTTTTGGCGTCTCTTCAATTTCAGAGCATCCGGAAGAAGCGCTTGAACTCGTCAAATTCATTGCTGGTGATGCTCTCAACAGCCGTCTGCTGGCTCAGAAACAGCCCAATTACGGCTTGCCGGCCGTAACCGAATATGTCCACCCGGTAACCGGGCATGATCTCTCTCCCCTTTATTCGCTTCAGGCTAACCCCGATTACATCGACCCGTATACCCAGGTCGACGCCAATGTGCTGGATGCTTTTCAATCTGCCGCTCAATCCGTGCTGGATCGGCTCCTGCAAAATGAGCTGACGCTGGAGGAAGCGCTCGCGGAGGCGGAGCTGCGTGGCCAAGAGGCGGTCGATACAACACTCGCCGAGCTTGAGCTGAAGCAGTAA